A segment of the Chloroflexota bacterium genome:
CAGATCGCTGGCGGCCCCAGAGCGTTCCCTCAACGCATGAGTCTGGAATCCGCGATGTACGGAAAGGTGAGATCCCATGGCGATGAACCAGCAGGAGTCGTTGGAGGCCATCCGCAAGCTCTTGACGGCGCGTGATGAAGAGGAGTTGAGCCGGCTGATCGGGCTGTACCTGCCCGCGATCGATGGTACGTTCTTCTCGGTTCTGAACGAGGTCGTGGCGCAGTTGAGACGGGAGAACAAGTCTCAGATCGCCCATGCGTTGGAGGCATTGGGCGCTCAGATGCTTACGATGAAGACCCTGATCTGATCGATGGTGGCATCCCACAAACTGATCCAGGTCCTGCTCTCGACGATGGTCATCGCCGTCGTCACCTGGATCGGAGAGCGACATAGGGGAGTGGCGGGCATCCTGGCCACGATGCCGCTGACCATCCTGGTCACGCTGGTGATCGTGTTCCAGAACACCAACGGGGATCACGTCAAGGTCTCCGAATTCCTTCTGGCCAGCCTGGGCGGCATCGTGGGGACGATCTGCTTCCTCCTCGCCGCCTGGTGGGCCGCGTCCCGCCGTTACAACCTGTGGCTGGTGATCCTGATCGGCTACGGCGCTTGGGGGGCGGCCCTCATCGCCGGCCGGGCGATCTCACGGCTCCTATCGTGAGGCGGGCGACGGACACCGCCGCCTATGGGACCCGATAGAGCAGGAACCAGGCGTCGGACAGCGGCCACAATTTGGGCCGGCGGGCCACCAACCGCCATCCCATCCCCTCACATTCCGCGAACAGCTCGTCCCGATCAAAGGTACGCCAACGCCACTGGCCGGGAAGGTACGGGCGCCGGCCCGTCAATCGCCGGCGAAGGCGGCGCGTTGCCCTGGGGATCGGCGCGTTCAGGCAGGCCTCGATCAGGACGTAGGCACGGCTCACCCGGGCCATCTCGGCGAAGGCGCGCCGCCGCACGTCGTCCGGCAGATGCCCCAGAAACCGGATAGACATCACGCAGTCGAAGGCGTC
Coding sequences within it:
- a CDS encoding DUF3147 family protein — encoded protein: MVASHKLIQVLLSTMVIAVVTWIGERHRGVAGILATMPLTILVTLVIVFQNTNGDHVKVSEFLLASLGGIVGTICFLLAAWWAASRRYNLWLVILIGYGAWGAALIAGRAISRLLS